GAATGTTGGAGTGGATTGTACGCCCAGTTTGTTTGCAGCAACATCACGTACAGACACGATACCATTGAGGATTGTCTGGTCTGACAAACAGTCTTTCACTTGTTTTTCAGTAAAACCAATCTGCTTGCCCAAATTGATTAGGGCGCCGTATGGATCACTCGTAAAAGCCCATTTCTTCTGCTCTTCGAACATGAGACCGGTTACATCGAAGTACTTATCCTTGGGAGCGCAGCGAGCAAGCATAGACGCGGCGGCAGCTGTATTATCAAGAGGGAACTCACGGAAAATAAAACGTACTTTCCCTGTATCAATATACTTTTCTTTAAAAGCCTTAAACGTGTTATTGTGGAAGCTCGCACAATGACTGCAGGTCATAGAGGCATACTCCACGACTGTCACTGGAGCATCCTCACTTCCAAGAGATACATCCCCTAGAGGGCCTGCTTGGAGCAAGAGTGTTTCGTCAACTCCTTGAGCGTTTGCTAAAGGTGGAGTGATTGAGGTCAATGCAAATGCTGTAACGGCCAGTGCACTGGTGCGCTTGATTAATGATCTGCGGGTAATAGTCACTCTTGTTGTCCTTAACTTGGATAAGCCTTAAGTTATCAATGGCATTAGATATAGTATCAGGTCAACACAATCAGTAAATTGTGTTCACACTTTGCCGCACTTAAACCCATACTTGTTTTTGTTATTAATCGAAATTTGTTGGCTGGTGGGTCTTCTGGCGTAGACCTGTCGCCTCCAACCAGCCTCTTTCCAGAGCTTATCTAGAGCGCGTTCCGTTTGATTGGGTTCAATCAAACGACAAGAATTCGCTCAAAATAAATAAGTTAGAGTGCACAGCGTGAATGCGATGTGCTTTAAACCATACATTAATAACAGGGCCAAGCCATACTCTAAAGTACCCCCTTTCGTAGTACCCTGTTGAATGGTGGGATAAGAATGGAAATCAACTTTGATTTTACGAGTGCATATGAGATGAAATATTCTCATCGATTAAATAAAAACTCCTTAAATCAAAGCGTTCAATGTCAGTTCGATCACTTGTAATCATCACAACACTTGCTTTAGCCGGCTGCCAATCGGCAAATACTGCCAAGCCTCATAACCAATTACGCACACAAGCTTCTCCCCCATCCACTTCCCAAGTTGAAAAACAGGCCTCTCCGATTTCTTACTCCGGTACAACGGACTTAAAGGAGCTGACTTCACATAACTGGTCTGTAGATGAAACTGGAACTGCTGCGCGCCAATGCACGCTTAAGTTTTCATTAGGTACCCAGAACGAGGACGAACCGGCTTCCCCTTCTCGATCAACCCCAAGCGGTAGTACCCAAATCACTGGTTGCAAAAATGCAGAATTAGCAAAAATTAAAAGCTGGAGCATCGCAGGAAACACTATCGAATTACTTGGCTCAGAGAACACCAAGATTGCCTTCCTTTTGATGGAACGACCTGACTTGTTACTAGGGTACACAGCCAGTGGACATGACTTAGTTGTGAGCCAACTATAAATTTCAGGTGGAATGAGGAGATCGAGACACGATCTCCCTACCTAGCTTTTCAAGGGCTTTTTGCAGCTTCTCATCGGAAACTCTACTGACTTTTGACTTGATTTCCAGCTCTTCGCTTTTTGAAAGAAGCCGCTGCCGCCTTACGGGTTTGAATGTTTTTTTTGGCAGCGCCCGTTGTACAATCTTGATACGCGAGATTGCATACCAGCCCAGAAACGCATTTAGCCGCTCACGAATAGCATTCACTTCATGAGAAAGCATAAGGGCTGAAGCGGAATCAGAATGGACAACAAGGGTAGCGGGAGCCGGGATCACTTCTCCATCAGCTTCTCGTCTGCGCGGCCAAATCAACTGCCCGGGTTGAACGCGCCCAGCATACCGTTCCCCAATCAATTCCGGCCATGCACCCAGCAAGTCAGCCGTTGCAAAACCTCGTTTACGAGCCAGCGGATGCATTGTAGAACCTACCAGCTCACTCAACTGCCGGCGTGTCGGACCTCTATTTTTCTTCGGCGCAGCTTTGACCATCATACTCAATCGGTTTACAGAGCTCGGACGTTTAAATGACCTTACCTACCAACAGATTTAAACTAGTAACTTCTCAAACGATACCTTTAAATACCAAGGGTTAGATACTATTTTCACACTTAAAATTTACAGAAAGACCAAATGACTGCCCCTGACAGCACAACTTTACTTAAATGGTACGACAAAAATTCGCGTTCTTTACCATGGCGCACCTCCCCACAAGAGAGAGGTTGTGGCATAAATCCGAACCCTTACCATGTTTGGCTCTCAGAAATCATGCTTCAACAAACAACTGTGGCAGCGGTAAGGGGTTACTTTGAGAAGTTTATAACTCTTTGGCCAAAATTAGAAAATCTCGCAGAGGCAGAAGAAGAAGATCTTCTTAAGGCATGGGCCGGTTTGGGGTACTATTCCCGAGCTAGAAACCTGCACAAATGTGCAAGAGAGCTGATCCGTTTTCATAATGGCCGCTTCCCGGAGGAAGAAAAGCGCCTATTAAAGCTACCAGGTATTGGCCCTTATACCGCAGCTGCCATATCCACTATTGCTTTCAACCGGCATGCAGCCGTTGTGGATGGGAATGTTGAGCGGGTGATAACGCGCATTTTTGCATTAACAGCAGAATTGCCAAAGAGCAGACATCAGATCAAAAAGTATATGCATGAACTTACGCCCCATGAAAGACCAGGTGACTTTGCTCAGGCGATGATGGATCTGGGAGCAACGATTTGTAAACCGCGTGCACCAAACTGCCTCCTCTGCCCCTGGAGAACAAAATGCGATGGCTATAAGTCGGGAATTGCTGAATCCCTTCCTCGCAAAACGCCAAAACCCATAAAGCCAACAAGGCACGGTATGGCATTTGTTGTTCGGCGAGATGATGGATCTGTCCTACTTCGCAAGCGAGCCGATAAGGGACTTCTAGCTGGGATGAGTGAGCCGCCGTCAACAACTTGGGCGGAAACTGCGGCAATGGACGACCTTTCACTTGTACCGTTCAAGCTGAGAAGTACTAATCTCAAATGGCAGCGAGCAAAGCATGATGTCAAGCATACCTTTACCCATTTTCATCTCAAGATGAGTGTATGGATTACCTTTTTGAACGAAGAACCCATTTTACCCGATGGGTATTGGTGGTCTTCAATAAAGATGCAGCAGGATGAGGCTCTGCCAACAGTTATGAAGAAAGCTCTTAAAGCGTCACTCAACGAATAGATAAGAAAGAGCCCCCTCACCTCATATGTGTATGAGGGGGCAATAGCATTTTTAAAAAACTACTGAAACGCGGTTTCGGCAAAGCTGCGTAATTTACGCGAATGCAGGCGCTCTGGAGGCATTTTCCGTAGCTCCTCCATAGTTTTAAAACCAATTTCAAGATGTTGCGCGACCTGTCTTTTGTAAAAATCTGTCGCCATGCCGGGCAATTTTAGTTCCCCATGCAAGGGTTTATCCGAGACACATAGAAGTGTTCCATATGGTACACGGAACCTGAAACCATTTGCGGCAATTGTGGCAGACTCCATATCCAGTGCGATAGCTCTGGATTGAGAAAAACGCTGAACTGGCTCACGGTGGTCTCGTAACTCCCAGTTTCGGTTGTCAATGGAGGCAACCGTTCCTGTTCTCATGATCCGCTTCAGTTCAAATCCTTCCAGACCTGTAACTTCTTCGACCGCTTTTTCCAATGCGACCTGCACTTCTGCAAGCGGCGGGATAGGCACCCATGACGGTAGGTCTGCGTCGAGAACCTTATCCTCGCGTACATAGCCATGTGCAAGAACATAATCTCCCAATTGCTGGCTATTACGCAGCCCTGCACAATGCCCTAACATGAGCCATGCATGAGGACGTAGTACAGCAACATGATCCGTAATCGTTTTGGCGTTCGAGGGACCTACCCCAATATTCACCATTGTAATACCACGATTGTCCGGCATCGTGAGATGATAAGCTGGCATTTGAGGCAAGCGAGGAGGCGCTTCCCCTTCTGAAGGAGCCGTATCTCCCGCACGTGTTATCACATTGCCCGGCTCTACAAAACTTGTGTATCCACTATTGGGATCGGCAAGAAGATCCCGTGCCATCTGCGCGAAGCCGTCAATATAGAACTGATAGTTTGTGAACAAAACATAGTTCTGGAAATGCTTGGGTGCTGTTGCTGTGTAATGCTGTAAGCGATGGAGTGAATAGTCCACCCGAGGGGCTGTAAATGGGGCGAGAGCTTCTGGGCCATCCCCAGCTTCAAAGGTCCCGTTTGCGATGGAATCGTCCATTACAGCAAGATCTGGCACATCAAAGATATCCCGCAAGGGACGCGTAGAAGAAGCTTCAAATGACCCTTCAACATGGGCACCATTATAGAAGGCAAAATGCAAAGGAATAGGAATATTGCTTTGAGCAACTTCTACCACTCCTTCATAATTCCGCAGCAACTGCTCTATTTGGTGTGTCAGGTATTCCTTAAATAAATCCGGACGCGTAATGGTCGTGGCATATTTGCCCGGGCCCGCTACAAAACCATAGGAAAGACGGCTATCAGCTCTGGAGTGGCTGGAAACTTCTACTCTAAGTTCCGGGTAAAAAGCCCGTACAGGCTTATCTGGAAGACGGCCCGCACTTGCCTCTTTAAATGCATTTCGTAAAAAAGCAGTATTCGTTTCAAATAGTTCAATCAAATGTGCAACTGCTTTTTCAGCATTCTCGAACATCTGCGTTTTTGGGGCTTGGGGACTTAAAAACAATTCGGTTTTACCGTTACCGTCGCTACCGGATATAGTCGACACTCATTTTCTCCTTATTTTGTATCGCAGTATCTGTTGCAAAGCTTTGAACCGGCGTCAAGCTGAATGCACTGCAAACATGAAAATATAATCTCAAGTCGAGATTTTTTTCATGACCTACGGTAAAATGAATTTCAGGCTGGAAAACTGGGCCGAGTTGAGTTCCTATAAAACTCAGTTAATTAGATCTCAAGAATTCTCCGGAGAGAGCCGAGGAATTCGAGTGTCTTCCCTTTCATTCTCACCAAAGGATAGCCCAACAGTTTTTCTTGGGTCCACCCGTCATCTGGCTCAAGCTGCCCAAGCAAACTCTCCAGACCGCGCATTACGTCTTCAGGCAGGGGGAGCTTTTTCGCTTCGAACAACATTGCCTGTAGTTCGTGTATTTGGCGAAGAGACCAGAATGCAACAGTCATCCCTTCAAGAAGCGCCGGATCACTCTGCCAAGATAGCCCGCCAAAAATCTCATTCGAAACCCGCTGCCCCGCTCCAAAACAACTAAAGCGTATGCAGCCTTTAAAACCATTTTCTTCAAGCTTTGAGTGGATTTTACAAAGACCCTTGCAGTCCAAGTTAGAGCACTTCATGCCTGCTGGTTTATCAAATGGGAAGAAGTCAGATTTATCAAAAGCCAACGAAACACAACACAATGACACACAGTTTAGGCAGTCATCTTTTAATCTAGCGGGAAGCATTGTACGGCCTCGTGATGCAAAAATTTTGTCCCATAGCCCTGCACAAAAACAACCATTTCTCAGCCTGAAACTGTCTTGGACAAGCTATTTGGAAACGGTAATCAAGTAGTTCCTACCTCGCCTATATACCAGAACATTCAAACCCCATAACAGTTTTGTGCTATAGGGCTCCATACTTAATCATTCTGTTAAATCTTTTAGAAGATATGGAACAAGCAATGGGGAAGTGAAAATTTAACTGCTGCAAAAGTTACTGCAGTGGCGGGCTCTTAACCAACCATCAATCAGTTCCCCAAGGTTTTCCTAGGCTTAATACTAATAAAGTTAACCGAGATGAATTTTTATGGATTTATAAATAAACTGTTGATTCCAAATATATAAATAATCTATCTCTTTAACAATCAATTTACCATATCCGGTAACCATAAGCCTCGACATTTGCGTGAGGTAATGCGTCGCAATGAGAGTACAGCGTACAGGGGTGTCGTCATTGACACCCCAATCTTCCATAAAGCCAAGTTGGCTTGACACTATTATCAAGGGTGACTGCATAGCAGAGCTGGAAAAGCTACCCGACAACTCGATAGACATGGTATTTGCAGATCCCCCTTACAACTTACAGCTGGGAGGAGATCTTCATAGGCCGGATAGTTCAAAAGTTGATGCCTGTGATGATCACTGGGATCAGTTCTCAAGTTTTGAAGTCTACGATGCCTTTACACGCGCTTGGCTACGCGCCATTAGACGTGTCCTGAAACCGGACGGCTCTCTTTGGGTTATCGGCTCTTACCATAATATTTTTCGGGTGGGCGCTATCATGCAAGATTTAGGTTTCTGGATCAATAATGATGTTGTCTGGCTGAAAACCAACCCGATGCCCAACTTTCGTGGGAAGCGATTTACAAACGCACATGAAACATTGATATGGGCAACTCCCTCTCAAGAATCAAAACCCACATTCAACTATGACGCAATGAAGACTTTCAATGATGATCTTCAGATGCGCTCTGACTGGGTTCTGCCCCTGTGTACGGGACATGAACGGTTAAAAGACGAACAAGGCGAGAAGGTGCACCCCACCCAAAAGCCGGAAAGCCTTCTTTATCGCATTCTACTTTCGACCTCTAACAAGGGCGATGTCATTCTTGATCCTTTTTTTGGAACGGGAACTACCGGTGCAGTCGCAAAGAAACTCGGTCGTCATTTCGTCGGAATTGAAAGAGAAGACGCATACATCAGTGCTGCGACAAAACGCATAGACAAGGTCACTCCAGCAAATGATGACCTTTTGCAATTGACAAAAGGAAAGCGCGCTCTTCCCAGGGTTCCCTTTGGAAATCTACTAGAAGCTGGCCTTTTAAAACCAGGAGCCAAGCTGCAGGACGCCAGAGGAAAGTACATAGCAACGGTTCGAGCTGATGGGTCCCTCATCTGCGGAAAACACTCAGGATCCATTCACAAGGTGGGCGCTCTCCTGCAAGGCCAGCAGGCGTGTAATGGCTGGACTTACTGGCATATTAAGCGCGGAA
This genomic window from Pseudovibrio sp. M1P-2-3 contains:
- a CDS encoding site-specific DNA-methyltransferase, whose translation is MRVQRTGVSSLTPQSSIKPSWLDTIIKGDCIAELEKLPDNSIDMVFADPPYNLQLGGDLHRPDSSKVDACDDHWDQFSSFEVYDAFTRAWLRAIRRVLKPDGSLWVIGSYHNIFRVGAIMQDLGFWINNDVVWLKTNPMPNFRGKRFTNAHETLIWATPSQESKPTFNYDAMKTFNDDLQMRSDWVLPLCTGHERLKDEQGEKVHPTQKPESLLYRILLSTSNKGDVILDPFFGTGTTGAVAKKLGRHFVGIEREDAYISAATKRIDKVTPANDDLLQLTKGKRALPRVPFGNLLEAGLLKPGAKLQDARGKYIATVRADGSLICGKHSGSIHKVGALLQGQQACNGWTYWHIKRGKTLEPVDKLRSIIRSQMPS
- a CDS encoding DUF721 domain-containing protein, producing MMVKAAPKKNRGPTRRQLSELVGSTMHPLARKRGFATADLLGAWPELIGERYAGRVQPGQLIWPRRREADGEVIPAPATLVVHSDSASALMLSHEVNAIRERLNAFLGWYAISRIKIVQRALPKKTFKPVRRQRLLSKSEELEIKSKVSRVSDEKLQKALEKLGREIVSRSPHST
- a CDS encoding AMP nucleosidase — its product is MSGSDGNGKTELFLSPQAPKTQMFENAEKAVAHLIELFETNTAFLRNAFKEASAGRLPDKPVRAFYPELRVEVSSHSRADSRLSYGFVAGPGKYATTITRPDLFKEYLTHQIEQLLRNYEGVVEVAQSNIPIPLHFAFYNGAHVEGSFEASSTRPLRDIFDVPDLAVMDDSIANGTFEAGDGPEALAPFTAPRVDYSLHRLQHYTATAPKHFQNYVLFTNYQFYIDGFAQMARDLLADPNSGYTSFVEPGNVITRAGDTAPSEGEAPPRLPQMPAYHLTMPDNRGITMVNIGVGPSNAKTITDHVAVLRPHAWLMLGHCAGLRNSQQLGDYVLAHGYVREDKVLDADLPSWVPIPPLAEVQVALEKAVEEVTGLEGFELKRIMRTGTVASIDNRNWELRDHREPVQRFSQSRAIALDMESATIAANGFRFRVPYGTLLCVSDKPLHGELKLPGMATDFYKRQVAQHLEIGFKTMEELRKMPPERLHSRKLRSFAETAFQ
- the mutY gene encoding A/G-specific adenine glycosylase translates to MTAPDSTTLLKWYDKNSRSLPWRTSPQERGCGINPNPYHVWLSEIMLQQTTVAAVRGYFEKFITLWPKLENLAEAEEEDLLKAWAGLGYYSRARNLHKCARELIRFHNGRFPEEEKRLLKLPGIGPYTAAAISTIAFNRHAAVVDGNVERVITRIFALTAELPKSRHQIKKYMHELTPHERPGDFAQAMMDLGATICKPRAPNCLLCPWRTKCDGYKSGIAESLPRKTPKPIKPTRHGMAFVVRRDDGSVLLRKRADKGLLAGMSEPPSTTWAETAAMDDLSLVPFKLRSTNLKWQRAKHDVKHTFTHFHLKMSVWITFLNEEPILPDGYWWSSIKMQQDEALPTVMKKALKASLNE
- a CDS encoding DsbA family protein — protein: MTITRRSLIKRTSALAVTAFALTSITPPLANAQGVDETLLLQAGPLGDVSLGSEDAPVTVVEYASMTCSHCASFHNNTFKAFKEKYIDTGKVRFIFREFPLDNTAAAASMLARCAPKDKYFDVTGLMFEEQKKWAFTSDPYGALINLGKQIGFTEKQVKDCLSDQTILNGIVSVRDVAANKLGVQSTPTFFINGERVPGALSLEELSEHVDKDL